In Gemmatimonadaceae bacterium, one DNA window encodes the following:
- a CDS encoding protein kinase, with translation MTDALTRLTHALADRYRVERELGAGGMATVYLAHDLKHDRDVAIKVLHPELGAALGDDRFLSEIKTTAKLQHPHILPLLDSGAAEGLLYYVMPLVTGETLRGRLERERQLPMADAVRLTREVASALDYAHRQGVIHRDIKPENILLHDGSALVADFGIALAVQSAGGGRLTQTGLSLGTPQYMSPEQAMGERTIDARSDVYALGAVAYEMITGDPPFTGSSVQAVVAKVMSAVVEKPSLTRKAVTPGVEAAVLRSLEKLPADRFGTAAEFAAALLVEPAAVASAPSAPAKRGSRVLLASVALLALVAGAAGGWFARRAPAASTIGARRPTRLTHDGRAGCASIAPDGRQFALVVGDFSDESQCAGALVVRPVPTGPDVEVARVANTTEFQWSPAGDAVLFVGRLVGKAEGVWIVPTRGGGPRLLFSTRVSAAGFLSDSATFVITRTPRQLNDTLSQVWLRTLDARSGVVVDSARLPVEPRYRAHASSSGRYLVMASSESPATLIVSRTGQVTDSVINPGGQVNQWVGDSAIVSYPQPDWRPGDLVMRRVDPERGRFVGEATTLVANLTEVRMMNVSTTGMMLWVTRAITDELAITPIPVAGSSRILTRSLNAYLGNPVFSPDGRRVAYTRQDALGSNAYAIDLQTRVETALTGDTLPLIKLFWPSAQQLVRTNDGLDLQLLDLATGRTRTLPLPRGEEFLKAHGNTRLMGRNNRGTLVWRDSLLQHQRVMPIPSDVRRHLSGALSRDGKLYLDLGELLDGRPGYALFNTETFTWSPAVALDTTALSLVALANDGTAYFARITDQTEIWRLQPGRPRSRLATLPVHCYLGSIEVNGDGTLVACNKTTSLPDVWMMPLPGTGR, from the coding sequence GCGGCCGAGGGACTGCTGTACTACGTCATGCCGCTCGTGACCGGCGAAACGCTGCGCGGGCGGCTGGAGCGGGAACGGCAGCTGCCGATGGCCGACGCGGTGCGACTCACGCGTGAGGTCGCAAGCGCGCTCGACTATGCGCATCGCCAGGGTGTCATCCACCGCGACATCAAACCCGAGAACATCCTGCTGCACGACGGCAGCGCCCTCGTGGCCGATTTCGGCATTGCGCTGGCCGTGCAGAGCGCGGGTGGAGGCCGGCTCACGCAGACGGGGCTCAGCCTCGGCACACCGCAGTACATGAGCCCCGAGCAGGCGATGGGCGAACGCACCATCGATGCGCGCAGTGACGTGTACGCCTTGGGCGCCGTCGCCTACGAAATGATCACCGGCGATCCGCCGTTTACCGGCTCCAGTGTGCAGGCGGTGGTGGCGAAAGTCATGAGCGCGGTGGTCGAGAAGCCGTCGCTCACGCGCAAGGCGGTCACACCGGGGGTCGAAGCCGCGGTGCTGCGTTCGCTTGAGAAGTTGCCCGCCGATCGCTTTGGCACGGCGGCGGAGTTTGCGGCCGCGTTGCTGGTGGAACCGGCGGCGGTGGCAAGCGCGCCGAGTGCTCCCGCGAAGCGCGGCTCTCGCGTGCTCCTCGCGAGTGTGGCTCTACTCGCGCTGGTCGCCGGCGCAGCCGGCGGGTGGTTCGCGCGTCGTGCGCCAGCCGCGAGTACGATCGGCGCGCGGCGCCCGACGCGTCTCACGCACGACGGCCGCGCGGGATGCGCGTCCATCGCGCCGGACGGTCGCCAGTTCGCGCTGGTGGTCGGTGACTTCTCCGATGAATCCCAGTGCGCCGGTGCACTCGTCGTACGACCCGTACCCACCGGCCCCGATGTCGAGGTGGCGCGCGTCGCGAATACCACCGAGTTCCAGTGGAGCCCCGCGGGCGACGCCGTCCTCTTCGTTGGCCGGCTGGTCGGCAAGGCGGAAGGCGTCTGGATCGTGCCGACCCGCGGCGGTGGCCCCCGGCTGCTGTTCTCTACGCGGGTCAGTGCGGCCGGCTTCCTCTCGGACAGCGCGACCTTCGTCATCACGCGGACTCCGCGCCAGTTGAACGATACGCTTTCGCAGGTGTGGCTCCGGACACTCGATGCGCGCTCGGGGGTGGTGGTCGACTCGGCGCGGCTTCCGGTGGAGCCGCGGTACCGCGCGCATGCGTCGTCCTCCGGTCGCTACCTCGTCATGGCGTCAAGCGAGAGCCCCGCGACGCTCATTGTCTCCCGCACCGGCCAGGTCACCGACAGCGTCATCAACCCTGGCGGACAGGTGAACCAGTGGGTTGGGGATTCGGCGATCGTGAGTTATCCGCAGCCGGACTGGCGGCCGGGCGACCTCGTGATGCGACGCGTCGACCCGGAACGCGGCCGCTTCGTTGGCGAGGCCACCACGCTCGTGGCCAACCTGACAGAAGTGCGCATGATGAACGTATCGACCACGGGGATGATGCTCTGGGTCACGCGGGCCATCACCGATGAGCTTGCGATCACGCCTATTCCGGTGGCCGGCAGCAGCCGCATTCTCACGCGCTCGCTCAATGCCTACTTGGGGAATCCGGTGTTTTCCCCCGACGGGAGACGGGTAGCCTACACGCGACAGGATGCCCTCGGCTCCAATGCGTATGCCATCGACCTTCAAACACGGGTCGAGACGGCGCTCACCGGCGACACGCTCCCCCTCATCAAGCTCTTCTGGCCGTCGGCCCAGCAACTCGTCCGCACGAACGACGGCCTCGACCTGCAGCTCCTGGATCTCGCCACGGGTCGCACCCGCACGCTGCCACTCCCCCGCGGTGAGGAGTTCCTCAAAGCGCACGGCAACACGCGGCTGATGGGTCGCAACAACCGCGGCACGCTCGTCTGGCGCGACTCGTTACTGCAGCACCAGCGGGTGATGCCCATCCCGTCAGATGTGCGGCGACACCTCAGTGGGGCCCTGTCCCGGGACGGCAAGCTGTATCTGGACCTCGGCGAGCTGCTGGACGGCCGGCCGGGCTACGCGCTCTTCAACACCGAGACGTTCACGTGGTCGCCGGCGGTGGCGCTCGACACAACCGCACTCTCTCTGGTGGCGCTCGCCAACGACGGCACGGCGTACTTCGCGCGCATTACCGATCAGACCGAGATCTGGCGTCTGCAACCGGGCAGGCCGCGGTCGCGCCTCGCGACGCTACCGGTGCACTGCTACCTCGGGAGTATCGAGGTGAACGGGGACGGCACGCTGGTCGCGTGCAACAAGACCACCAGCTTGCCGGATGTGTGGATGATGCCGTTGCCGGGCACGGGCCGCTAA
- a CDS encoding sulfatase-like hydrolase/transferase: MRRFATVGALLTSSAMIATAQRAPTARSAAPARPNVIMMFADNVGWGEVGAYGSVRGVPTPNIDSIAAQGIRLDNFNVEFSCTVSRAALMTGRYAIRAGAAQPTGITLWEVTMAEGLKSVGYTTALFGKWHLGGANWINNRTPIDQGFDEWYGIPNTSNEALWAKTPSLAPKPGDSSFVWEQKAGSPPRKVKQFDIPARSLVDREAAQKSVEFMSRSVKAGKPFFVYYPITQAHFPAVAHPDFAGKTGAGDVGDAMADIDFNVGVVLAGLKQLGADRNTIVLWCTDNGPEARRPWRGSSGPWRGFYNTVMEGGIRTPCVIRWPARMPRGRTSNAMVSEMDIFPTIAAAVGAPQIVPSDRPIDGINILPFLEGKTKDSGRESLLYFTGQQVRAVKWKDWKFHYAFQPEPRVTEPPLMRLFNLRADPREESDVKDVNPWAIGVMDKLVADFMATTERFPNAPGGAKDPYLPGKR; the protein is encoded by the coding sequence ATGCGTCGGTTTGCGACTGTTGGAGCCCTGCTCACCTCGTCGGCGATGATTGCCACCGCCCAGCGAGCGCCCACCGCCCGGTCGGCGGCGCCGGCGCGCCCCAACGTCATCATGATGTTCGCCGACAACGTCGGCTGGGGCGAAGTGGGCGCCTACGGCAGCGTGCGCGGTGTACCCACGCCCAACATCGACAGCATCGCCGCGCAGGGAATCCGGCTCGACAACTTCAACGTCGAGTTCTCCTGCACCGTGTCACGCGCCGCGCTGATGACCGGGCGCTACGCGATCCGCGCCGGCGCGGCGCAGCCCACCGGCATCACGCTGTGGGAAGTCACGATGGCCGAGGGACTCAAATCGGTGGGCTACACCACCGCCCTCTTTGGGAAGTGGCACCTGGGCGGGGCGAACTGGATCAACAACCGCACGCCCATCGATCAGGGCTTCGATGAGTGGTACGGCATCCCGAATACCAGCAACGAAGCGCTCTGGGCGAAGACCCCGTCGCTCGCCCCCAAGCCGGGTGACTCGAGCTTTGTGTGGGAGCAGAAGGCCGGGAGCCCGCCGCGGAAAGTGAAGCAATTCGATATCCCCGCGCGCTCCCTGGTGGACCGCGAAGCCGCGCAGAAGAGCGTGGAGTTCATGAGCCGCAGCGTGAAGGCGGGCAAGCCGTTCTTCGTGTACTACCCCATCACGCAGGCGCACTTCCCAGCGGTCGCGCACCCGGACTTTGCCGGCAAGACGGGCGCCGGTGATGTGGGCGACGCGATGGCCGACATCGACTTCAACGTGGGTGTCGTGTTGGCGGGGCTCAAGCAGCTAGGCGCCGACCGCAACACCATCGTGCTCTGGTGCACCGACAACGGGCCCGAAGCGCGTCGCCCGTGGCGTGGGAGCTCCGGACCATGGCGCGGCTTCTACAACACGGTGATGGAAGGCGGCATCCGCACGCCGTGCGTGATCCGCTGGCCGGCGCGCATGCCACGCGGGCGCACGTCGAACGCGATGGTGAGCGAGATGGACATCTTCCCCACGATCGCCGCCGCCGTGGGGGCGCCGCAGATCGTGCCGAGCGATCGCCCGATCGATGGCATCAACATCCTCCCGTTTCTCGAGGGGAAGACGAAGGATTCGGGGCGCGAAAGCCTCCTGTACTTCACCGGTCAGCAGGTGCGCGCCGTGAAGTGGAAGGATTGGAAGTTCCACTACGCCTTTCAGCCCGAGCCGCGCGTCACCGAACCGCCGCTCATGCGCCTCTTCAACCTGCGCGCCGATCCACGTGAGGAGTCGGACGTGAAGGATGTGAACCCGTGGGCGATCGGCGTCATGGACAAACTCGTCGCCGACTTCATGGCCACCACGGAGCGCTTCCCCAACGCGCCGGGCGGCGCGAAGGACCCCTACCTGCCCGGCAAGCGCTGA
- a CDS encoding DUF1028 domain-containing protein, with the protein MRLRLALLCALVSLPATLRAQEPYAWRDGLVFHTFSIAAIDPRTGEVGVAVTTRVPCVGNGVPWVRKGVGAVATQASTRTEYGNELLDALQKGEAPDAALKRLMAADSGFQQRQIGVISIDGRSAQHTGTGPNAWAGHRAGKNYVTQGNILVGPQVIDAVAKSFEASEGTPRHLADRLIDAIMAGFELGGDKRHGLRTSAAVVVADSRAGMSRRTDGQTVNINVCENDNPVGELRRIYNAVSQTLGYRTLQQFSGGDVYQLKVMLNALGFYTPKEALSPRMTDANLFTADVVAAVDAFRTSEKMGTPAVGGSPAGLVDAETVERLWAALAKAGKADAVRKQLLDITMIRR; encoded by the coding sequence ATGCGTCTTCGACTCGCGCTCCTGTGCGCACTCGTCTCGTTGCCCGCGACCCTCCGCGCGCAGGAGCCGTATGCGTGGCGTGATGGCCTTGTCTTTCACACCTTCTCCATCGCGGCCATCGATCCGCGCACGGGCGAAGTGGGCGTGGCCGTCACCACGCGCGTGCCCTGTGTGGGCAACGGCGTGCCGTGGGTGCGCAAAGGGGTCGGCGCCGTCGCCACGCAGGCGAGCACGCGCACGGAGTACGGCAATGAACTCCTCGACGCGCTGCAGAAAGGGGAGGCGCCAGATGCCGCGCTCAAGCGCCTCATGGCGGCGGACAGCGGCTTTCAGCAGCGCCAGATCGGCGTCATCAGCATCGACGGGCGGAGTGCGCAGCACACCGGCACCGGCCCCAACGCGTGGGCCGGCCATCGCGCCGGCAAGAACTACGTCACACAGGGGAACATCCTCGTCGGGCCACAGGTGATCGACGCGGTCGCGAAAAGCTTCGAAGCGAGCGAAGGCACGCCGCGACATCTCGCTGATCGCCTGATCGACGCCATTATGGCCGGCTTCGAGCTGGGCGGCGACAAGCGCCACGGTCTGCGAACCTCGGCCGCGGTCGTCGTGGCCGACTCGCGCGCGGGGATGTCACGCCGCACTGACGGGCAGACGGTGAACATCAATGTGTGCGAGAACGACAACCCGGTGGGCGAACTCCGCCGCATCTACAACGCCGTGTCGCAAACGCTCGGCTATCGCACGCTGCAGCAGTTCTCCGGCGGCGATGTGTATCAGCTCAAGGTGATGCTCAACGCGCTGGGCTTCTACACGCCCAAGGAGGCGCTCTCGCCGCGCATGACCGATGCCAACCTGTTCACGGCCGACGTGGTCGCGGCGGTGGATGCGTTCCGCACGAGCGAGAAAATGGGGACCCCCGCGGTGGGTGGGTCACCAGCCGGGCTGGTGGATGCAGAAACGGTGGAGCGGCTCTGGGCGGCGTTGGCAAAGGCCGGGAAGGCGGACGCCGTGCGCAAGCAGCTGCTCGACATCACCATGATTCGACGGTAA
- a CDS encoding GNAT family N-acetyltransferase: protein MSTGALTFRRGTAADLPAVVAMLADDALGAARERSETPLPASYADAFAAMEQQGGNELLIGEINGEVVACLQLIILPGISLQGATRAQIEGVRVASTHRGQRLGEALVREAMARARNAGCTMMQLSSNVSRTDARRFYERLGFVASHIGMKCALVD from the coding sequence ATGAGTACGGGAGCGCTGACCTTTCGACGGGGGACCGCCGCCGACCTGCCGGCTGTCGTGGCGATGCTCGCTGATGACGCCCTCGGCGCCGCCCGCGAGCGGTCGGAGACGCCACTGCCGGCGAGCTACGCCGATGCGTTTGCGGCCATGGAGCAGCAGGGCGGCAACGAACTGCTGATCGGCGAGATCAACGGCGAAGTGGTGGCGTGCCTGCAACTGATCATCCTCCCCGGCATCAGTCTGCAGGGCGCGACACGGGCGCAGATCGAAGGGGTGCGCGTCGCGTCGACGCACCGCGGGCAGCGGCTTGGCGAAGCGCTTGTGCGCGAGGCGATGGCGCGCGCCCGGAACGCCGGCTGCACCATGATGCAGCTGTCGTCGAACGTCTCGCGCACGGACGCGCGGCGGTTTTACGAGCGGCTCGGATTCGTTGCGTCGCACATTGGCATGAAGTGCGCGCTCGTGGACTGA
- a CDS encoding DUF2200 domain-containing protein, which translates to MTGHRIFTMPFASVYPAYVTKAEKKQRTKAEVDEIIRWLTGYDQAALENQIAARVSFERFFADAPALNPHVSLITGVVCGVRVETVEDPLMQKIRWLDKLIDELAKGRPMTKILRGAQ; encoded by the coding sequence ATGACCGGTCACCGCATCTTCACCATGCCCTTTGCGTCGGTGTATCCGGCGTACGTCACCAAGGCCGAAAAGAAGCAGCGCACGAAGGCCGAGGTCGACGAGATCATCCGCTGGCTGACCGGCTACGACCAGGCCGCACTGGAGAACCAGATCGCGGCGCGCGTGTCGTTCGAGCGGTTCTTCGCCGACGCGCCCGCGCTCAACCCGCATGTCAGCCTGATTACGGGCGTCGTGTGCGGCGTGCGCGTGGAAACGGTGGAGGATCCACTCATGCAGAAGATCCGCTGGCTCGACAAGCTCATCGACGAACTCGCCAAGGGGCGGCCGATGACGAAGATCCTGCGTGGCGCCCAATGA